In the Pseudochaenichthys georgianus chromosome 1, fPseGeo1.2, whole genome shotgun sequence genome, one interval contains:
- the rcor3 gene encoding REST corepressor 3 isoform X3, producing the protein MPGMMDKGSEYLGKGRSNGTKSPSNASNGHFSDESGSDDEHDVGMRVGADYQANIPEFEPGSTKYTDKDSGGMLVWSPYHNIIDSKLDEYIALAKEKHGYNVEQALGMLFWHKHNIEKSLADLPNFTPFPDEWTVEDKVLFEQAFSFHGKSFHRIQQMLPDKSISSLVKYYYSWKKTRSRTSLMDRQARKLANRSNQDDSEEEMEEAAPIEAHDSDYDPNKEAKKEQNQVEPVVPGSKVALGRREHQTLQHRHHQRSRCRPPKGMYLTQEDVGAVSCSASAANTLLRQLDMELVSLKRQVQNAKQMNSGMKHSLETGIEDFKMAEGNQKVNARWTTDEQLLAVQGVRKYGKDFQAIADVIGNKTVGQVKNFFVNYRRRFNLDEVLQEWEAEQGTHAPNGDSATSGEEGKTSSTPPSGKSTDEEDEEGQVTSSGASPAASSSSSAQIPVTSSSSSLHQPPPLLRPSLPATPSLHRQPPPLQQQARFLQPRPTLQQPPPLIRPSNPLPPRLNPRPPAPMNLGGINPGGSGPSSAQQPPGLAVHQSEASSSSLH; encoded by the exons ATGCCGGGGATGATGGATAAAGGCTCGGAGTATTTGGGGAAAGGTCGATCAAACGGCACCAAGAGTCCATCCAACGCTTCTAATGGACATTTTTCTGACGAAAGTGGCAGCGACGACGAACACG ATGTTGGGATGCGGGTTGGAGCAGACTATCAGGCCAACATTCCCGAGTTTGAGCCCG GTTCCACTAAGTACACGGATAAAGACAGCGGGGGGATGCTAGTTTGGTCTCCATATCACAACATCATCGACTCAAAAT TGGACGAATACATCGCTTTAGCTAAAGAGAAACATGGATACAACGTGGAGCAG GCGCTCGGCATGCTCTTCTGGCACAAACACAACATCGAGAAGTCTCTGGCCGACCTGCCCAACTTCACCCCGTTTCCAGACGAGTGGACGGTGGAGGACAAGGTTCTGTTCGAGCAGGCCTTCAGCTTCCACGGGAAGAGCTTCCACCGCATCCAGCAGATG TTACCGGATAAGTCCATCTCCAGTCTGGTGAAGTATTACTACTCGTGGAAGAAGACTCGCTCCAGAACCAGTCTGATGGACCGGCAGGCGCGGAAACTGGCCAACCGGAGCAACCAGGACGACAG TgaggaggagatggaggagGCCGCTCCCATCGAAGCCCACGACAGCGACTACGACCCCAACAAGGAAGCCAAGAAAGAG CAGAACCAGGTGGAGCCGGTGGTCCCGGGCTCTAAGGTGGCGTTGGGTCGGCGGGAGCACCAGACGCTGCAGCACCGACACCACCAGCGCTCCCGCTGCCGCCCCCCCAAAGGCATGTACCTGACCCAGGAGGACGTGGGGGCCGTGTCCTGCAGCGCCTCCGCAGCAAACACCCTGCTCCGACAGCTGGACATGGAGCTGGTGTCCCTCAAGAGACAG GTGCAGAACGCCAAACAGATGAACAGCGGCATGAAGCACAGTTTGGAGACTGGGATTGAAGATTTCAAAATGGCTGAG GGTAACCAGAAGGTGAACGCTCGCTGGACCACAGACGAGCAGCTGCTGGCTGTTCAAG GTGTGAGGAAATATGGGAAAGACTTCCAGGCCATCGCTGACGTCATCGGTAACAAGACGGTGGGCCAGGTGAAGAACTTCTTCGTGAACTACCGGCGGCGGTTCAACCTGGACGAGGTGCTTCAGGAGTGGGAGGCGGAGCAGGGAACGCACGCTCCCAACGGAGACAGCGCCACCTCTGGAGAGGAGGGGAAGACCAGCTCCACCCCCCCGTCAGGGAAGAGCACTGACGAAGAAGACGAAGAG GGTCAGGTGACCTCCTCAGGTGCGTCTCCTgctgcctcctcttcctcctcggcTCAGATTCCCGTGacgtcctcctcttcctccctccacCAGCCTCCTCCCCTCCTCAGGCCCTCTCTCCCCGCTACACCCTCCCTGCACCGCCAGCCTCCGCCCCTCCAACAACAGGCTCGATTCCTGCAGCCTCGTCCGACCCTCCAGCAGCCGCCGCCTCTAATCCGCCCGTCCAACCCTCTTCCTCCTCGTCTAAACCCTCGACCTCCAGCTCCCATGAACCTCGGCGGTATTAACCCCGGCGGGTCGGGTCCAAGCTCCGCCCAGCAGCCCCCAGGCCTGGCCGTCCACCAATCAGAGGCCTCATCTTCTTCCCTCCACTGA
- the rcor3 gene encoding REST corepressor 3 isoform X4, with protein MPGMMDKGSEYLGKGRSNGTKSPSNASNGHFSDESGSDDEHDVGMRVGADYQANIPEFEPGSTKYTDKDSGGMLVWSPYHNIIDSKLDEYIALAKEKHGYNVEQALGMLFWHKHNIEKSLADLPNFTPFPDEWTVEDKVLFEQAFSFHGKSFHRIQQMLPDKSISSLVKYYYSWKKTRSRTSLMDRQARKLANRSNQDDSEEEMEEAAPIEAHDSDYDPNKEAKKENQVEPVVPGSKVALGRREHQTLQHRHHQRSRCRPPKGMYLTQEDVGAVSCSASAANTLLRQLDMELVSLKRQVQNAKQMNSGMKHSLETGIEDFKMAEGNQKVNARWTTDEQLLAVQGVRKYGKDFQAIADVIGNKTVGQVKNFFVNYRRRFNLDEVLQEWEAEQGTHAPNGDSATSGEEGKTSSTPPSGKSTDEEDEEGQVTSSGASPAASSSSSAQIPVTSSSSSLHQPPPLLRPSLPATPSLHRQPPPLQQQARFLQPRPTLQQPPPLIRPSNPLPPRLNPRPPAPMNLGGINPGGSGPSSAQQPPGLAVHQSEASSSSLH; from the exons ATGCCGGGGATGATGGATAAAGGCTCGGAGTATTTGGGGAAAGGTCGATCAAACGGCACCAAGAGTCCATCCAACGCTTCTAATGGACATTTTTCTGACGAAAGTGGCAGCGACGACGAACACG ATGTTGGGATGCGGGTTGGAGCAGACTATCAGGCCAACATTCCCGAGTTTGAGCCCG GTTCCACTAAGTACACGGATAAAGACAGCGGGGGGATGCTAGTTTGGTCTCCATATCACAACATCATCGACTCAAAAT TGGACGAATACATCGCTTTAGCTAAAGAGAAACATGGATACAACGTGGAGCAG GCGCTCGGCATGCTCTTCTGGCACAAACACAACATCGAGAAGTCTCTGGCCGACCTGCCCAACTTCACCCCGTTTCCAGACGAGTGGACGGTGGAGGACAAGGTTCTGTTCGAGCAGGCCTTCAGCTTCCACGGGAAGAGCTTCCACCGCATCCAGCAGATG TTACCGGATAAGTCCATCTCCAGTCTGGTGAAGTATTACTACTCGTGGAAGAAGACTCGCTCCAGAACCAGTCTGATGGACCGGCAGGCGCGGAAACTGGCCAACCGGAGCAACCAGGACGACAG TgaggaggagatggaggagGCCGCTCCCATCGAAGCCCACGACAGCGACTACGACCCCAACAAGGAAGCCAAGAAAGAG AACCAGGTGGAGCCGGTGGTCCCGGGCTCTAAGGTGGCGTTGGGTCGGCGGGAGCACCAGACGCTGCAGCACCGACACCACCAGCGCTCCCGCTGCCGCCCCCCCAAAGGCATGTACCTGACCCAGGAGGACGTGGGGGCCGTGTCCTGCAGCGCCTCCGCAGCAAACACCCTGCTCCGACAGCTGGACATGGAGCTGGTGTCCCTCAAGAGACAG GTGCAGAACGCCAAACAGATGAACAGCGGCATGAAGCACAGTTTGGAGACTGGGATTGAAGATTTCAAAATGGCTGAG GGTAACCAGAAGGTGAACGCTCGCTGGACCACAGACGAGCAGCTGCTGGCTGTTCAAG GTGTGAGGAAATATGGGAAAGACTTCCAGGCCATCGCTGACGTCATCGGTAACAAGACGGTGGGCCAGGTGAAGAACTTCTTCGTGAACTACCGGCGGCGGTTCAACCTGGACGAGGTGCTTCAGGAGTGGGAGGCGGAGCAGGGAACGCACGCTCCCAACGGAGACAGCGCCACCTCTGGAGAGGAGGGGAAGACCAGCTCCACCCCCCCGTCAGGGAAGAGCACTGACGAAGAAGACGAAGAG GGTCAGGTGACCTCCTCAGGTGCGTCTCCTgctgcctcctcttcctcctcggcTCAGATTCCCGTGacgtcctcctcttcctccctccacCAGCCTCCTCCCCTCCTCAGGCCCTCTCTCCCCGCTACACCCTCCCTGCACCGCCAGCCTCCGCCCCTCCAACAACAGGCTCGATTCCTGCAGCCTCGTCCGACCCTCCAGCAGCCGCCGCCTCTAATCCGCCCGTCCAACCCTCTTCCTCCTCGTCTAAACCCTCGACCTCCAGCTCCCATGAACCTCGGCGGTATTAACCCCGGCGGGTCGGGTCCAAGCTCCGCCCAGCAGCCCCCAGGCCTGGCCGTCCACCAATCAGAGGCCTCATCTTCTTCCCTCCACTGA
- the rcor3 gene encoding REST corepressor 3 isoform X1, translated as MPGMMDKGSEYLGKGRSNGTKSPSNASNGHFSDESGSDDEHDVGMRVGADYQANIPEFEPGSTKYTDKDSGGMLVWSPYHNIIDSKLDEYIALAKEKHGYNVEQALGMLFWHKHNIEKSLADLPNFTPFPDEWTVEDKVLFEQAFSFHGKSFHRIQQMLPDKSISSLVKYYYSWKKTRSRTSLMDRQARKLANRSNQDDRYSLEEEMEEAAPIEAHDSDYDPNKEAKKEQNQVEPVVPGSKVALGRREHQTLQHRHHQRSRCRPPKGMYLTQEDVGAVSCSASAANTLLRQLDMELVSLKRQVQNAKQMNSGMKHSLETGIEDFKMAEGNQKVNARWTTDEQLLAVQGVRKYGKDFQAIADVIGNKTVGQVKNFFVNYRRRFNLDEVLQEWEAEQGTHAPNGDSATSGEEGKTSSTPPSGKSTDEEDEEGQVTSSGASPAASSSSSAQIPVTSSSSSLHQPPPLLRPSLPATPSLHRQPPPLQQQARFLQPRPTLQQPPPLIRPSNPLPPRLNPRPPAPMNLGGINPGGSGPSSAQQPPGLAVHQSEASSSSLH; from the exons ATGCCGGGGATGATGGATAAAGGCTCGGAGTATTTGGGGAAAGGTCGATCAAACGGCACCAAGAGTCCATCCAACGCTTCTAATGGACATTTTTCTGACGAAAGTGGCAGCGACGACGAACACG ATGTTGGGATGCGGGTTGGAGCAGACTATCAGGCCAACATTCCCGAGTTTGAGCCCG GTTCCACTAAGTACACGGATAAAGACAGCGGGGGGATGCTAGTTTGGTCTCCATATCACAACATCATCGACTCAAAAT TGGACGAATACATCGCTTTAGCTAAAGAGAAACATGGATACAACGTGGAGCAG GCGCTCGGCATGCTCTTCTGGCACAAACACAACATCGAGAAGTCTCTGGCCGACCTGCCCAACTTCACCCCGTTTCCAGACGAGTGGACGGTGGAGGACAAGGTTCTGTTCGAGCAGGCCTTCAGCTTCCACGGGAAGAGCTTCCACCGCATCCAGCAGATG TTACCGGATAAGTCCATCTCCAGTCTGGTGAAGTATTACTACTCGTGGAAGAAGACTCGCTCCAGAACCAGTCTGATGGACCGGCAGGCGCGGAAACTGGCCAACCGGAGCAACCAGGACGACAGGTATTCACT TgaggaggagatggaggagGCCGCTCCCATCGAAGCCCACGACAGCGACTACGACCCCAACAAGGAAGCCAAGAAAGAG CAGAACCAGGTGGAGCCGGTGGTCCCGGGCTCTAAGGTGGCGTTGGGTCGGCGGGAGCACCAGACGCTGCAGCACCGACACCACCAGCGCTCCCGCTGCCGCCCCCCCAAAGGCATGTACCTGACCCAGGAGGACGTGGGGGCCGTGTCCTGCAGCGCCTCCGCAGCAAACACCCTGCTCCGACAGCTGGACATGGAGCTGGTGTCCCTCAAGAGACAG GTGCAGAACGCCAAACAGATGAACAGCGGCATGAAGCACAGTTTGGAGACTGGGATTGAAGATTTCAAAATGGCTGAG GGTAACCAGAAGGTGAACGCTCGCTGGACCACAGACGAGCAGCTGCTGGCTGTTCAAG GTGTGAGGAAATATGGGAAAGACTTCCAGGCCATCGCTGACGTCATCGGTAACAAGACGGTGGGCCAGGTGAAGAACTTCTTCGTGAACTACCGGCGGCGGTTCAACCTGGACGAGGTGCTTCAGGAGTGGGAGGCGGAGCAGGGAACGCACGCTCCCAACGGAGACAGCGCCACCTCTGGAGAGGAGGGGAAGACCAGCTCCACCCCCCCGTCAGGGAAGAGCACTGACGAAGAAGACGAAGAG GGTCAGGTGACCTCCTCAGGTGCGTCTCCTgctgcctcctcttcctcctcggcTCAGATTCCCGTGacgtcctcctcttcctccctccacCAGCCTCCTCCCCTCCTCAGGCCCTCTCTCCCCGCTACACCCTCCCTGCACCGCCAGCCTCCGCCCCTCCAACAACAGGCTCGATTCCTGCAGCCTCGTCCGACCCTCCAGCAGCCGCCGCCTCTAATCCGCCCGTCCAACCCTCTTCCTCCTCGTCTAAACCCTCGACCTCCAGCTCCCATGAACCTCGGCGGTATTAACCCCGGCGGGTCGGGTCCAAGCTCCGCCCAGCAGCCCCCAGGCCTGGCCGTCCACCAATCAGAGGCCTCATCTTCTTCCCTCCACTGA
- the rcor3 gene encoding REST corepressor 3 isoform X2, whose protein sequence is MPGMMDKGSEYLGKGRSNGTKSPSNASNGHFSDESGSDDEHDVGMRVGADYQANIPEFEPGSTKYTDKDSGGMLVWSPYHNIIDSKLDEYIALAKEKHGYNVEQALGMLFWHKHNIEKSLADLPNFTPFPDEWTVEDKVLFEQAFSFHGKSFHRIQQMLPDKSISSLVKYYYSWKKTRSRTSLMDRQARKLANRSNQDDRYSLEEEMEEAAPIEAHDSDYDPNKEAKKENQVEPVVPGSKVALGRREHQTLQHRHHQRSRCRPPKGMYLTQEDVGAVSCSASAANTLLRQLDMELVSLKRQVQNAKQMNSGMKHSLETGIEDFKMAEGNQKVNARWTTDEQLLAVQGVRKYGKDFQAIADVIGNKTVGQVKNFFVNYRRRFNLDEVLQEWEAEQGTHAPNGDSATSGEEGKTSSTPPSGKSTDEEDEEGQVTSSGASPAASSSSSAQIPVTSSSSSLHQPPPLLRPSLPATPSLHRQPPPLQQQARFLQPRPTLQQPPPLIRPSNPLPPRLNPRPPAPMNLGGINPGGSGPSSAQQPPGLAVHQSEASSSSLH, encoded by the exons ATGCCGGGGATGATGGATAAAGGCTCGGAGTATTTGGGGAAAGGTCGATCAAACGGCACCAAGAGTCCATCCAACGCTTCTAATGGACATTTTTCTGACGAAAGTGGCAGCGACGACGAACACG ATGTTGGGATGCGGGTTGGAGCAGACTATCAGGCCAACATTCCCGAGTTTGAGCCCG GTTCCACTAAGTACACGGATAAAGACAGCGGGGGGATGCTAGTTTGGTCTCCATATCACAACATCATCGACTCAAAAT TGGACGAATACATCGCTTTAGCTAAAGAGAAACATGGATACAACGTGGAGCAG GCGCTCGGCATGCTCTTCTGGCACAAACACAACATCGAGAAGTCTCTGGCCGACCTGCCCAACTTCACCCCGTTTCCAGACGAGTGGACGGTGGAGGACAAGGTTCTGTTCGAGCAGGCCTTCAGCTTCCACGGGAAGAGCTTCCACCGCATCCAGCAGATG TTACCGGATAAGTCCATCTCCAGTCTGGTGAAGTATTACTACTCGTGGAAGAAGACTCGCTCCAGAACCAGTCTGATGGACCGGCAGGCGCGGAAACTGGCCAACCGGAGCAACCAGGACGACAGGTATTCACT TgaggaggagatggaggagGCCGCTCCCATCGAAGCCCACGACAGCGACTACGACCCCAACAAGGAAGCCAAGAAAGAG AACCAGGTGGAGCCGGTGGTCCCGGGCTCTAAGGTGGCGTTGGGTCGGCGGGAGCACCAGACGCTGCAGCACCGACACCACCAGCGCTCCCGCTGCCGCCCCCCCAAAGGCATGTACCTGACCCAGGAGGACGTGGGGGCCGTGTCCTGCAGCGCCTCCGCAGCAAACACCCTGCTCCGACAGCTGGACATGGAGCTGGTGTCCCTCAAGAGACAG GTGCAGAACGCCAAACAGATGAACAGCGGCATGAAGCACAGTTTGGAGACTGGGATTGAAGATTTCAAAATGGCTGAG GGTAACCAGAAGGTGAACGCTCGCTGGACCACAGACGAGCAGCTGCTGGCTGTTCAAG GTGTGAGGAAATATGGGAAAGACTTCCAGGCCATCGCTGACGTCATCGGTAACAAGACGGTGGGCCAGGTGAAGAACTTCTTCGTGAACTACCGGCGGCGGTTCAACCTGGACGAGGTGCTTCAGGAGTGGGAGGCGGAGCAGGGAACGCACGCTCCCAACGGAGACAGCGCCACCTCTGGAGAGGAGGGGAAGACCAGCTCCACCCCCCCGTCAGGGAAGAGCACTGACGAAGAAGACGAAGAG GGTCAGGTGACCTCCTCAGGTGCGTCTCCTgctgcctcctcttcctcctcggcTCAGATTCCCGTGacgtcctcctcttcctccctccacCAGCCTCCTCCCCTCCTCAGGCCCTCTCTCCCCGCTACACCCTCCCTGCACCGCCAGCCTCCGCCCCTCCAACAACAGGCTCGATTCCTGCAGCCTCGTCCGACCCTCCAGCAGCCGCCGCCTCTAATCCGCCCGTCCAACCCTCTTCCTCCTCGTCTAAACCCTCGACCTCCAGCTCCCATGAACCTCGGCGGTATTAACCCCGGCGGGTCGGGTCCAAGCTCCGCCCAGCAGCCCCCAGGCCTGGCCGTCCACCAATCAGAGGCCTCATCTTCTTCCCTCCACTGA